DNA sequence from the Solea solea chromosome 12, fSolSol10.1, whole genome shotgun sequence genome:
GACTCAAGGTTTATGATGGAGCCAAAGATAGCTTTCAAAAGAAAGGTTTCATAAGTCTCTGGTCTGACTCATGATGAAttcaaagggaaaaacaaaaatgggtTAAGTTGCAAGCGTTGGCGTTTTCAGCCGGGGAGAAGGTCCACGACTCGGCCAGTAGAGTGCTGCATTTCTTATGTTGCACCAGAAATGTTGAAGGTAACATACGAGGCAAAGTTATTTGTGGAGCTCAATTCAACAGCAATTCAAGgtcgttgttttgttgttctgaAAATAGCCGGCAAATAACAGGCATCGTGACAGACTGCAAAAGCAACACAAGACAATATCTATATAACACAATTcaatgaagaaataaataataaacgtgCATGATTCACACTCTTGGCGTTACGTAGGGATGTCCCGATTCTACTTTTTCTGTGTCCGATACTGACTCGAGTATCTATCTACCGAtatttagaccatttatgaccgttaacaacacattttcgctgagtcatttcaaagacatcattctccaactgtgtaacaaagaagaaataaacccaaaagcccaaacatgactcaggtAAAATAGTTTTGCAGATTTTTATCTGTGCATTGTGACTCATgatatatatatcttatatagACATAgcatttttggattgtatcgtgtttttacattttatctgtctgatatccgacccagtgattttgaccagtatcagaccgatatgccgatactgaccgataccaattcccatccctacttAAAAGTGATTATTCTTACTGTCATtactgttttttccttttgtatttgtttcaataaattcatgtattcattcaaAGGTTGGGTCAAAATACTTTTCTggtcactgatttaaaaaaaaaaagaaggaaataataaaatgtatgtttccAAAGAATTGTCGTTTGctctttttaaatcataatGACAACAGAAACTACACAAATTCCCCCGATGAAAAGTGCCCATACATTAGTTTTTAATCGCGTGTATTATGCCAGCCTGGTGTATTTTGTGGTATAGCTGTGGATGAGacacttgatttattttctcagaTGGTAAGTCTATACTGTTATGAAGCGTTTTCCCTCATCGCTTTGCCTACACCTGGGACATCCCACTGCAGCGTGTGAGGCACTCCACATCCTGCGATAGCAACACCTTGCAAATCCATCTGATTTGCACATGGCGCACAGTGGGAGACGATGTGACGAGGAGGATGGGACAGGACAGGAAGGTGGGTGTTGTGAAGACACATGGGTCCAttccacaaatgtaaaaaaaaatgatgtgaaggGTCTGAGTGTTTGTCGCTGGGAGATCAGACCTGAGAACAATGAGGGAAACCTGGCAGAGTGACAGTGTTTCCTGAACGTCTCGCAGCCTGTCGGCACAAGGTTACTATTGTTGAGTTTGGCAGCAGCTGCTCTTGGAATCAAGCGCTAAAAAGTTTTACTGCAAACAGTCACTTTTCCTTGTTCTGCTCCTGCTTTTAGTGTTAAAACACGCCACATCTTCCTTTCTTTAAGTCTATTTTGGTAAAGTAGGTGGTATTTTTGACGTTATTCTATAATAAAAGCTGTAATAAATAGTCAAAACAGTTAAATGTCCATGTGAACAATGCAACTCAACTCTTGAACGGGAATCGAATGCAAAGGGAGGTTCTTTATGAGCTCaacttttagatttatttgatGATATCAAAGTGTAATAAGTATTTGCACTTTGCTGGAGTTCTTTTGCAGCGTTAGTTGCCTTCTCTGTTTCATACAGGCCGTGTTTTGGGGTCAGGTAAATGAATGAACTTGGCTGCAGCATTAACATCATCAACTATCTTGAAacaaaatgtgatatttcaaCAATTTGgaattaaataacaacaatagtCATGTCCTTACAAGATATATTAGTAAAAGCTTTGATTAAACAAAATACTTCCTTATAAAATGCACAAGTTTGGAAATGACCAGGAGGCGGAGCCCGTACGTCTGCACAAGATTTGCAGCGGCTAAAAAACCGACGAGGTCAAGAACAAGGACGGCGCTTGTGGTTCAGACCAGAATAAAAATCTCAACAACATGGGTCAGGACCTTCGAGTCACAACGTTAGAAAAGTATTGTATTAGTCCGATTCTGAGAAACgttaaatctaaatgtcagACTGTTCTGTTTTATATGGAAAattatgaagaagaaaaaaaaatcctctccGTGGAAATAGCGTGGGCCGAATGGCCGTGATGAAGAGAGAACactgtaatatactgtacacattcAAAACACACGAGTGGCTCTGCTCAACAAGGCTCTTCATTCTGACTTTCCACCCACTCCACACATTCTTTCCCAACATTCCAGAGGGCACTCGTGGGGTCAAAAGTCACAGTGACGTGAGAAGTCACATGTTATTGTACATTTACTGTAGATCCTCAGTGACACGGAGCACAATCTTATCCTAAACCTACAAAGTCTTCAACTCTCTCATGAACAAAGGTCAAATGAttcaataaaaacctttttaaggCTAAAACTCTTTTAAAGACATTTGGCTACTTTTCCTTTGGAGTTAGGTTTCCGTTCTCCCTCCTGTTTGTCATTTTCTacgtcacaaacacactggaaacccaacacacaacagacacacacaccgtaCAAACCACCGACTGTGGCATCCTGAATGTGCATCATAATATCGCACCATAAAGGGTGTAGAATCTGCTAGTTTCCATTACTGATCAAAAATATTGCATCTATTATTGACAAAATCTTGGATTAGGTTAGAATCCGGTTTACATGACGGTTAGAACATCATGTTGTGACAAAAGTTAAACTGAATCAATGCTTTGCTTTATTTCTACAGGCTTAAAAAACAGGCAATGAGAGCATCAGCAATGGTCACACAAAATCGCCTTCAGCAAACATACGAGAAAAGAGGGACTCAGAGACGGCAAGATGTCCACAGGTGTCTGTATGGGCTGCTTAACTGACTAATGTGTGGTGAGTTAAAAGTCTCTGGATGTTGAGCTTGCAGACAAAGGGACCCAAGAAGACTTTGTTTGGGACGTCTGAGATGGTTCAATCCAAAACCAGTGGaacacaaaacaagcaacaagaaaaacaagcaaCAGGACAGAACATGGCAAGACATAAGGCAAATTCACACGTGGCGTACGAGGTTCAGGAATGCAGAGTCAGTTGAATCAGCCGGTGTTTTATAGACTACAGGAGGTGGAGTTGATGAGCCAGATTGGCTACAGGTGTGCAGGTGAGACTCAGGTGAGCAATCAGCCAAGTCCAGCCCCAGGGAGAAGGaaaggggaggagggagaggatgacaggacaggacagcaCCTCCCATACTAGTTCACCAGTCTCTTTTAGACCATATTTCAATCCATattacaaaagaagaaaacctATTGcatgagattgtgtgtgtgtgtgatgaacgGCTAGTTAAAGCTCCTTTTCCAGTGGAAGATCcacatgaatgtaaacatgacatCAAGATCAACATGGAATGCTCGTGTTCTGCTTTATTTAGgcaattttaacagaaaaataGAATATAGAGGCAAACTCTCTTATATCAATGGGGAGTGATTTAGGGAAAGGTTTTCCTCACTTATGTCACCCCTTAAAAAGGCTTAAGAGGGTtcagacttggttttagggttaggcatttagttctgatggttaaggttagggtaaggggctagagaaTGTATTATATCTATGAGTGTCCTGTCcacactgcgtgtgtgtgtgtgtgtgtgttaatctgcCAACCGGAAGTATTTTGctatctttgttgtttttttttgtgacctgGTCTATCTGTTGCTTTTGACAGGCTTTTGGTCACAGGCTGTTCCCTGAGCTGGATTAAGAATCCAGTgaggaagagagcgagagagagagattagaaAAGTGTTACGGTGTAAGTGATGAGATTGTGAGGATTGGCCCTGGAAATGATATCATGGTTAGCATGTAAGAGggagttagtgtgtgtgtgtgtgtgtgtgtgtgtgcgtgcgcgcctGCATTTGCAATTTTGGAACTTGTAACACGATCTGTGAGGGCAACAGGAAATTACTGGAGAGGATGCGAGGGGAGCAGTGTGACATGAGACAGGTGGGTGGGGGGGATGCCGATGGGGGGGGAGATGAAGGGGTGGTGGAGGCGGCTGTCAACACTCTGTCACTTGGGTGTAAGAGGGACAGGAACTGTTAGCAGAGCTTTGGCAGGCTGGCCAAGTTTAGCCTCACAACCTCTTGCCTTTATTTTCATGGCCAAAGTGTCAgtgggaagcagcagcagcagcagcagcagcaacagcagcagcaacagcagcagcagcgctccACATCAAGCCGTCATCCGGATGTCATGTCCTTGATCAATCATAAAGCGGATGTGTCATGCTCAACACTTCAGCACGCCGCATGTGAGGAGCAACAAACACAGGCTTTGATGCTGTGAAGCAAAACGTGACAGGTGTTGATTCAGAAACTCAAGAGCTGCTTTTCCAGGTGCTAATTTCAGACTTTCAATGGCGACTTTTTTGCCCTGTGCTTTTTGTTGCCGAACAAAAAGACACCTCAGCTGCTCCAACTGCTCGAGTGCTGTTACTAGCAAGCACATCAAGTCTTGAGccattttgaaataataaaaaaaaggaacagtcTATTCAGTACTGTGGTATCAGTGGGTGTAATTCTGTGAAACTTTCAACAATTACAGCTACAGTGTTCAGGGTTTTTGTGTAGTATCGACCAATAATGCCATAATAActtttcagcataatgtaaattgAGTAAtttgagggagagagagagaggaacggATATTCCACCTTGTCTGGGTATAGGTGTGAAAGCTCATTGTTGTAACTGCGTGACATTGTCCAGGCAGTTTGGTTTGCTTACAAAAGTGTAAATTGCCCAATCAAACCGAGTTCCTGGTGTGTCAGACTCCCTAAAAAGGAGTCTGACAATAAAACACTTGTCATCAGCAGAGTGTGAAAGATCACCTTGGATTATACACATCTAAAGAGAGGAACTCAGGCCAGATTATTGGTATAAATATTTTACAATCCTCAGATGTAACTCAAAAATGACCCTTTTATTATAGTAAACCTACCTATTGCAGCTCTAAAGTCTTCCTCAGGCTAAATCCATATACTTCTGCATTTTCACTTACAAACACCAGATCCACCTGCAGCTGTGGTGCTGTAGAGTCGCACCAAACAGagatttttcttaaaaatgaagACCTTTCGTGACCCACTTCCACTTCCTGACTGTTTCTTATCAACAACTCGACTATCTGCTGTGAATAAGAAGCtgtttttatcttcttcttcagtcAAATAACACAAGTCCTTGTTCTACTTTATTCACTACTGTTGTAATTCTCTCTGGAACGAAGCagaatcaacttcctgttgCTCTCAAACGATCAAGTGTTTTTTAGGTGCGTTACTTCTGACACAAGCTCGATAGTTTTTGTCTGAAAATGCCACTTCAAAGGAACATGTAGCCGTATGGACGGAGCCTCGCAGAATCACAAACAGAGCTTCGGCATCCGGTGAGTCTTTAGACAAAGAAATGTAGTCCACTGCTGAaactgtgtatgtttttttttaatgcggTGCTATTTCCAGTCCGAACACCTGCTTACTCCCCTCACTCCTGTTCATTTAAGTCCAGGCCTATCAGTCTTCTGACCGCATGCCTGCATGCCGACCCTGACGGCCTTCACCATAACCCAGCCATACGTGCTTCCAGGTCCCTGTATGGCCTGCCCTGTCGCAGCAGCCGCACCGTGGCGATGTGGGTGCTCATGGGGTCTGCCAATACCATCTGCATTCCTGTATGGAATTAGCACTGCTAGTTTCCGGTGCCCTTTAATCCTGAGCTTTAAAGCAACGGAAGGCCAAGCCGCAGACAGGAAGAATGGCCACAAGAGCCTGCGGGGTGCTCAGCACGCCACACATACCCCCCCGGCCCAAACTGTCAATCACTGTCCTGCCATGACATCACAGCAGCCCCACTCTAAGAATAAGAGCTTTCCAGACCTGGCTATAGTTGGGTTGAGGTTTGATGGATGATATCTGGGTGTCTGCAGAGACCTGTCCcttcaccctcaccctcacacgGGTTTGTTCCCCCGCAGAGAGTCCAGATCTGTCCCactgtccttgagcaagacattGAATTTCATGCTACTCTGAGGGCACCACTCCTCCAAATTGTCCTATTATGTTTAATATTTGTGAAGTATGATGAAAATATCCAGTGAAAACAATACATATTGTCTATATGTAACTTTAACTTCAccctaaataaaacataaaagaaaaatgtgcaaaCTCAAAGTTAAttgtaaacatttgttttaaaggttcaagTTTCTGTTTGCTTCTGtctgttgccaaaacactgcCACCTCCCAGGGAATTAGAACCAGGATTAACTCCCTGACCTAAAGTTCActgccgtctcactttactagtgtGGCTGTTATGCTTCTGCTGGGGCGGGGCCAGTGGCCGGCActtcattttaatctgaatTAAGAGAGCAGCCGAAAAACAGACCTCTCGTTTCAGGATCTGAGCATTTGAAAGAGCCTTCATGACGGACACGTTACAACTCAGTTTCATCAGCGTAGCTTCAAACAAAATTCCATACCTTTTTTGGCAATGTAAGAAGATTCAAGCAAATGGCCAAGAACAGAGCCCTGTGGTGCTCCGTAACAAAAAATGATTACAGGAAACACACTGTGTTCATTCAGATACAGTCAGATAGACGTGGGTATGGATGTTATCactcactcagtgtgtttaGTCATGTAAACAACTTAATCTGACTACAATCGAGTGAGtattagtcggactaacatacctggataacaccattcatagtccgattactcttgcatgtacagtatacgcttagtcggactggagtggTCTCGTTCTTTGACCCGGaggtagaaggagacgacgcataaactgcagtactgttgtcagaaaagaacaaacagtgACGTCATTTTTGGACTGATGTACAACACAAAACATAGAGAAcaacagcacgatccatctctaTGTACAAATCTGAGATTTCTACACAGGCTTTTGCTATCCATTTCCTCTTTTCAATTCACTTCACTTCAATTCTATTCTTTTTGCAAAGcgccgaatcacaacatacattatctaaagaggacagagagagagaagacagggAGGGAAAAGTACAAagttaatgtcatgtaatagagtgtgagtgcaccactgaagttcccccagcagtctaggccTATAGCGGCATAAATTAAAGGATGGTTCCAGTTTCCCTGGCCACACTTCATGGAAATTGTTGCGGGTAACGTGGGATATTAACAACTTTCTAGTTGAAGCCAACATAACTATTTGTTGTGGAGTCACATTATTGTGAAATGATTACCCAGGAAGTGGAAACAAAGTCACCTCATTGAGAACACGGGCAGAGCGTTGGCGCCCGGTGAGATGAAGATTCGAGTGAGGTTATAAATCATTTACGTCAGAACATGAGTGTGCATGATTGTGCAGGTTTAGCCCTTTTGTTTCATCGCCAATGATTCACTGGCTTGGTTCAAACGCATGCCACACAGTATTTCCAGTCTAAACAAGAGATGCCAGGACCTTTTTTCCATTGTTGGTTCAGTAATGGactcacacatgaacacacatgcacacattcactTACAcaacacatgtaaaataattgtgtGTGCAACTGAAGGTTTGATTTTTAtctttactaaaaaaaacagtgaagacaTCATTGACAACCAGTCTCATCAGAGTGCttgatggattgatggatttcactctgctgcaggattattaatgaattattgtttattaatgCCAAAGGTATGTTGCCTACCCTGGCTTTAACCTTTCAGCTACAGAAATCCGTGCTGTTGCTTGTTCTTTTTTCCAAACTGCATTTAGAATGAACACACTTTCAGTCACACATAGAGTACATGGTCTGCTTTAGCTgttgtgtgaagtgtgtgaggATGTTGGCACACAGCAGTGAATGCCTGCTTAGATGCTCCTTGTGTGAGAACACAAAGCACCTTCTCCGTCACTTTTAACTGTGAGGATCATCGTTTCCGGACCTCATGGTCCTAATAGGTGCGAGTTACTCTTTAGAACCAATCTGAATGACTTTTAAGAGCTTTTTAACACCTGAAAAAGGAAGAATTAACACCATTACTGGCGAAAAAGAAGTGACGACTGGCAACGATCGCTTATGCTTATCAGAGTTCATATGAGAGTCCATCGCTATGCGGCCCATACTCGAGGTTTTTGGGACATTGCTCACATCGTGCCTCATACACGTCGCTGCATTGTTTCAGCCAGCCACGGTGTTTGACGTCTTCCAGTCACATTTGCCCAAAGTTCACCTCCATTTCCTTTTCCCGCCACTGTCtacttcttcattttaaatgacgtGTCATGATCACATGCGCAACCAATACATAACTACATCCGTGAGTCGGGATATCAAAtcaaaaggtaaaataaaacattaaacttGAGGGTTAAACATTAAACCAATATGTTCATTCTATTTAATGCCTCACCTCGTAAATTTCCACTCTTTTTAAGACTTTATAAGAGACCCTGCTCTTCTTGCTATCAGCCGACATAATATCTATGCTATCTGCTGCCTTTGATGGATGACGCCCCAACTTCAGGAAGTGCCCGCGGGAGTGTTGGCTTTAAGCCACAGAGCTGCACCTAGAAACCTGTTGAGTAGCATTTCGCAGTTCACGGACAATTGCTGCAGCAGACGGCGTGTGCATAACAGTCTTACACAAGCGCCATGTGACAGGGGACTGCTAATTTTAAATTGTGAACTGGAAAGTGGAAGCTGTGTCGAGTGTTGTAGTTAAGGGCTTTGTGAGTCGCCTCATGATTcactgtggctgtttttttgttgttttttttttttgccgtcgTGACTAAACGCTAAACTACACCGTGGGTGAGGCGTCAGTGAGGACACAGACAAAACACCAAGGGCCTTCAtggaaaaaacaagaataaagcaGAGGGAAAGTGTAGACAAAATAGCAATTTATTAATAACTTATCTTTCCTTTACATTCGTAAGAGAGGAGTGTTTGAAGGGGTGGGGAAGTGGCAGAGGTCACCGGGATGGTGTCCTTCAACAAGAGGCCATCTCTTTGGATGGGGCAACATGACCCTCCAAAGCTCTggataccttttttttctttctttcatcttGACAAATGACACTGCATTTCACAGATGTTTCCCTGAAGAGGAGTGGCAAGTCACGTGGAAGAGACTTTCAGTCCTTGTGCACAGATCAGGAGTACTCGCATTAACCCTCAGAGATTCAACTgaaacaaattcaaattcatcTTTCATGTgatgccaaataaaaaaaaaaaagctactgTTCAGAATGTTCAtggttttgattgttttttgatgttaaaataataataataatgataaatacatCTCTGAATAGAAGAGAGTTGGTTGATTTCTCTGAAGGCCAATGCATGAAAACCCTTCTGAACCCAAACTTAAGGCAAACAACCACGGTGACTTTGATTTGTGAGAGGGCGGGTGCAAATACAAGGCCCGGATCGGCTGAATTCACACATAAAGCGATAATCAAATATATATTACACATGtacacgtttttttttcccaatgaTTCTTGGAAAGTCTACTTGATTTTTGGCATAATTAACTTTGAACATACTGATCGATAAGCAGTTTTGTTTGCTTACATAAAATGTAGAATATGAAACAAAGAGAATCTTCTGTACCCACTTGTTGCAAAGGGTTGATACAAgaacaaggctttttttttaacatagtgTTTCCTTATATTAAGATATATACACAATGTATAAAGGTTTTGAAAAGACTCcacaaatgtaaaatgaagtcCAGTATAGAGTGTGCCATCGAAAGCTGGGGTGCTTCAGCCCCACACAGGCAAGTCTTCACAGAAGACAAAGGAGACGTCGCACCTTTTAAGTCTTGGGAGAAACCAGTGCTGGACCCCCCCCGCCCCTAAAAATCAACATGAAAAAGACTTTCATTTTCAGACCTGTCCATTGAGAACAATCATGGATCTTTGGCACACCAGCCTAGGAACTTTGAAGCGTAACGTACAGCTGTCTGACAAAACATGTCCTCAGAAGTCCAACAGCAATAAAGGATTGTAGAAATGATCTGCACTCTTTAATCGACTCTCCTCCTATTtttccgtctctgtctctcctcattCAGTCAACAGCAGCTGCATCGTGGCCAGACAGCTTCGGCCCCTCCAGCAAACCGCGCTCCGCAGCTGTCGCCTCAAACCAGCTGTATCAATAACGTCCAGAGCCTAGTCGCATGGCAGACGacggaaaaaagagaaaaaacgtTTGCAGCTTTTTCAAACGTGAGGCCCGCGGAGCCCCCGGCAGGGAGAGATGCGGCGACGGCGGACCTCACGTGGACTCCAGCGGGTCCAGCTGGAAGACATTGTGGTTGGTCGGCGTGGTGAAGTAAAGCTGCTGGCTGGGCGCAGCCATGCGGTTGTCGCACGGGCTTTTGAGGCCCAGAGTGCGCTCAAAGTCAAGGAGCTGGCCCATGAAGTTGAAGTTGGGAGAGATGTTGGACTTTTTCATCTTGACAATGTCGTAGGCGTCGTTCATGGACAGGTTGAGCTTCTGCATCAGGTAGGCCACCGTCACTGTGACGGAGCGGCTAATGCCGGCGAGGCAGTGGACGAGGACGCCGCACTTCTGGCTGCGAGCTTCATCTGCCGGAAAGAGAGGAAGCGGAGATGTTAACACATGTCCTCCGAGCACTACTCGTGTATTCATAaaacaacatacaaataaaGAAAGGGAATTTTAAAGCTGCGGCCAAGAGTTATGCAAGCTCGCACAAAAACCTGCTATGTAAATACTTGGCATTTAAGCGAAACTGTCTAAAGAGTTTATTATCCTAAACAAAGAAGGGACTGCAAGAGTAGTGAACATGAACAGAGACAACATTCTTTCAATTTTGCCCTAGAGTAGCCGGTTGGGAAATTGACTATTACGGTCTATTAAACCATTCTTCTGCTCGCTAGGGTTACTCTGACAATGGTGCCATTTGGGCGTGTAAATGTAGGAGTCATGAGGGCACCCTGTCAAGGCAAACAGGATGTCAACAAGGCCTGTAAATGGCTCCTTTTGTACTgtgcagggaggagagagggggcaGTGCCATGTCCTAGATTACTTTCAATGCCACTTCCTTCCTGTTGCACTCCAATTACCGCCCTCCCCTCGTTCACTCTCCTCCATTCTCCAGTTTCAACGTTGCCTTTGTTCTGCAATTACACAAGCCCCGGGACAAGAGATAGgccaggaagtctgccattgaAGTCAAATCATTTGTACACAGTGCATTTTAGCCTGTATGTCATTAGAGGCAGACATGTATTCCTCGGCCTCAACACAATGGCCTTAATCTGCCtgctctgtgtgtccctgcctGACTGACTGATAAAACCACATCCAGGGACACCTCATCTAATCTCAATTGCACAATAAGAACCTAAGAACTTCCTGCCACTGATAACACACAGCAACGGCCACTTGATTGTAATTCCAAACTACCATCAAGTGGGAGGAAGTCAATAGCGTGAGGAGATGATTTGTCAACTGACAAGCCGGCTGCAAACTGAGCCCTCCATTGGCCACGGGAGTCaacttttatattcattttatggacaaaccACTCAAAAGCAAAAATTTGCAGGagactaattactttttttttacagcacaaaaAGTAAATGAGCTTGTAAACAAAAAGGAGCACTGCGGGGCCTGGGGGGGAACAGTGTGCAGCCAGACAAGCAGCAGTTTGTTTTCAGCGCTGCGAGATCACCTACCGATAAAACTGATGGCCTCAGGGAAGAACTGAGAGAGATTCTGGCTCCAGTGATCCGAGATGGGGATCTGCTTGTACTTAAACTCCCCCGCGTTCTCGAAAAGATTGGGCAGGTTTGGGGTGACGTTGAGGATGTACTTGATGCCGTACTCCTCCAGCACGTCCAGGTTGGTGGAGTCTTTGGCGCAGCCCAGGTACAGGTGCGGCAGGATCTCCACGGGAAAGGAGGGCTGGGGGTTGGACAGCGGGCTGCCGTCCGAGTCGGTGGCACTGCTCGGGTCCCGGTCTATGTCTGACTCGATGTCTGAGGAGTCGGAGCTGATCCGCAGGCCCCCGAGGCCCAGCACCTGGGCAGTTGGTGAGCTGCTGTTGTGGGAGCCGTCCAGGTTGGTTTCACACAGAGCTGGGTACTCGGTGTGGAATTTACTGAATCCACCTGTGAGGGggagaaacaaagacacagatcTGATAAGAAGGAGGTCACATGAGCATCTGAGTGAGGTGAACAGATGTTAGTGAGTGGTTTATTACCACGATAGTGTCATAACATTTATCGTTCTCTATTCAAATGCAATAAGAACCTTTACTAACTTTgctattttaaaattaaattagcatgaaaaacacaattttctatATACATTGTGATGAACACGTGAACAATGAATAGGGATGAATTCTCTGCTCTAAATGCATAACGCGGTGTCATGttgcagaggaagaaaaacaacatcactaaaacaaacataaactctGCGTTAAAACACCGACTGACGACTGACTGCGAtcagcatgaaaacacacattctcCTGTCACATtcaggtgttttattttaagactGGGCCTCGAGCCGACTGGGGGTTTCATGTGAACTACTAAATCCGCGTTTGCGCTAAGACAAGAAGCGGGCCCCGAAATGTGAATGAACcgctttccctccctccctccttccttccctcatCCACTCACCCTCCAGGTAATAGGCCTTGTAGCCTTCGTCCTTCatcctcctcagcagcagacCCAGCACCGAGCCGCCGTCCACGTTCTCGTTCCACTCGCGGCTGTACTCGTCGTACAGCACGATGGTGTCCGTCTTGCAGCGCCGCACGAAGCGCTCGCGGTCCTCGCCGTCGGAGAGCAGCGACCGCACGGGCAGGTTGCCCTTCTTCAGCCGCCGGAGCATGAGGCTCGGGATGGCCACGTTGATGGCCGTGTCGACGTGCGACGACTCGTACAGCTCCTGGGCGCGACAGTCCATGACGAGCAGCGCGTCCCTGCGCGTCTCCAGCTGCTCCCGCAGCCAGCCCACCGTCTTACTGATCGCCATTACCGAGTCGAGCTGGACGACGGGCCTGAGCTTGTCAAGCATTTATAAGCAGGGGTGTTGGGAAGCTTGGAAGTCGGGGGAGAAAGCGAGGAAGGGTGAGACGCGTCCTGGCTGCAGCGGAGGCACCGAGGAGAGCGGCGAATGTGAGTCCGCGTGTGGGCCGCagaggagacaaataaacaaaacaaaaagcgcGGAGTCACAATGAAAACGAGTGGATTCTCACTCTGGATCCTGCGCGCTTCAAGGCTCCCCAGACAGAATCAACAGCCGCGGTTCCCTCACTGATTCCCGGCTGCGCGCTGCTCACACTGACGCTCATTCATGCATCTGGtcagagagagactgtgttaTTTATCAATGAGTCACACCGGCCCTGCGACCAGCC
Encoded proteins:
- the dusp6 gene encoding dual specificity protein phosphatase 6, encoding MLDKLRPVVQLDSVMAISKTVGWLREQLETRRDALLVMDCRAQELYESSHVDTAINVAIPSLMLRRLKKGNLPVRSLLSDGEDRERFVRRCKTDTIVLYDEYSREWNENVDGGSVLGLLLRRMKDEGYKAYYLEGGFSKFHTEYPALCETNLDGSHNSSSPTAQVLGLGGLRISSDSSDIESDIDRDPSSATDSDGSPLSNPQPSFPVEILPHLYLGCAKDSTNLDVLEEYGIKYILNVTPNLPNLFENAGEFKYKQIPISDHWSQNLSQFFPEAISFIDEARSQKCGVLVHCLAGISRSVTVTVAYLMQKLNLSMNDAYDIVKMKKSNISPNFNFMGQLLDFERTLGLKSPCDNRMAAPSQQLYFTTPTNHNVFQLDPLEST